The Halorhabdus rudnickae region TCGCCGTGGATGGATTCAACAGTGAGGTGGCCTCGGGCCTCGAACGGCGAGGGGTCGACGCTGGCTGAGGATCTCTTGGCCGCTTCGACGACGAGTCTCGTCGCCCCCTCGAAGGCCGTCCGGAGGGCGGTCAACCGATCGGCGATCGCCTGTCTATCGGCCGCGTCGAGGGAGGCGCTATCAGCGGCTTTGCCCAGGCGAACTGTCGCCGACGCGATCTCTTCGATCCGCATCGCCGCACGGTCGTACTGGGACAGTGAGACCCGATCGATGCCGAGTGCGTCGAGTTCTTCGAAGGATACCAGCGACCGGTTGTAGTGGCGACGGACCAGCGCCACCAGTCGGGTGACGTCCGTCATTCGGTCGCCGACCTGCCCGGCCGTCTCGACGTCGTCGGTCAACTTCTCACGGACCGTGTCTTGCATCGTCGAGACGATCGAGACAGTCTGGTCGAGCGATTGGCGAATAGAGACCGCCGAGGCGTCGAGCATCGCCCGGACGACGATCTCGTTCGCATCGCCATCGAGGACTTCTGTCCCGACGAGTCGTCGGGCGGTCGTCCGGGCGGCCCGGCGTTGCTCGTCGGAAAAGGTGTCCTCGGCGAGCAGCGAGAGCCGCTCGAAGCCGGCCTCATAAGCCCCCTGTA contains the following coding sequences:
- a CDS encoding AbrB/MazE/SpoVT family DNA-binding domain-containing protein; translation: METRKVQKVGGSTFTVSVPKEWAKRQGLETSETVRLYTHRDGSLIVRGSQTDGASLGAVSVPVTGSSVDAVERSIQGAYEAGFERLSLLAEDTFSDEQRRAARTTARRLVGTEVLDGDANEIVVRAMLDASAVSIRQSLDQTVSIVSTMQDTVREKLTDDVETAGQVGDRMTDVTRLVALVRRHYNRSLVSFEELDALGIDRVSLSQYDRAAMRIEEIASATVRLGKAADSASLDAADRQAIADRLTALRTAFEGATRLVVEAAKRSSASVDPSPFEARGHLTVESIHGDGLDPSLARLFDQLRQIDQAVRAIERIGLQSAVRSGQPGHRKAENGQNDD